From the Deinococcus aquaticus genome, one window contains:
- a CDS encoding ABC transporter ATP-binding protein: MTYTSPTPQASPPQNEPPIVSIRDLQKVFPVPGGQTVALQDANLSIQKGEFISLIGPSGCGKTTLLRLMADLEQPTGGELLIAGRTADEARRERQYGYVFQAPALMEWRTVLKNVLLPLEVMNVPGDRLARAREMLKLVGLEKFERNYPWQLSGGMQQRVSIARALAFDPPLLFMDEPFGALDEITREHLNLELLRLWRETGKTVIFVTHSIPEAVFLSTRVVVMTARPGRIEGIVDIDLPHPRSDDTREDPRFFTHATEIRELLKKGHA; the protein is encoded by the coding sequence GTGACGTACACCAGCCCGACCCCGCAGGCCAGTCCACCACAGAACGAGCCGCCCATCGTGTCCATCCGCGACCTGCAGAAAGTGTTCCCGGTGCCCGGCGGGCAGACGGTGGCCCTACAGGACGCGAACCTCAGCATTCAGAAGGGTGAGTTCATCAGCCTGATCGGCCCGAGCGGCTGCGGGAAGACCACGCTGCTGCGTCTGATGGCCGACCTGGAACAGCCGACCGGCGGGGAACTGCTGATCGCGGGCCGCACCGCCGACGAGGCCCGCCGTGAGCGGCAGTACGGGTACGTGTTCCAGGCCCCGGCGCTGATGGAATGGCGGACGGTACTGAAGAACGTGCTGCTGCCGCTGGAGGTCATGAACGTGCCCGGCGACCGCCTGGCCCGCGCCCGCGAGATGCTGAAACTGGTGGGGCTGGAGAAGTTCGAACGGAACTACCCCTGGCAGCTGTCCGGCGGGATGCAGCAGCGCGTGAGCATTGCCCGCGCGCTGGCGTTCGATCCGCCGCTGCTGTTCATGGACGAACCGTTCGGGGCGCTGGACGAGATCACCCGCGAGCATCTGAACCTGGAACTGCTGCGGCTGTGGCGCGAGACGGGCAAGACCGTCATCTTCGTCACGCACTCCATTCCGGAAGCGGTGTTCCTGAGTACGCGCGTGGTCGTCATGACCGCCCGCCCGGGCCGCATCGAGGGCATCGTGGACATCGACCTGCCGCACCCGCGCAGTGACGACACCCGCGAGGACCCGCGCTTCTTCACGCACGCCACCGAGATCCGCGAACTGCTGAAAAAGGGTCACGCTTGA
- a CDS encoding NAD(P)-dependent oxidoreductase gives MESAPSSPPAAHPTPPQELLPPMTAHEAAVEADRCLYCYDAPCLQACPTHIDIPGFIRKISTGNLRGSARTILESNFLGGTCARVCPVQELCEGACVLGADHTPIQIGRLQRHAVDHVQERGIQLFTPAPATGHRVAVVGSGPAGISASAELAKAGHEVTLYEKRELGGGLSTYGIIVLREPVEVALREVQAARDLGVNVVQGHELGSRAGLDELLGTHDAVILALGLGAVPAIGIPGEEYILDGLDVIEASKMERPTGVGASAVIIGAGNTAIDAATIARRSGADTLMVYRRTEHEMTAYRHEYEFALHEGIRFSFLTQPVEVLHENGQVTGLKCVRMRLGAPDASGRARPEPMPGSEFVIPCDTVISAIGQEKPALAAALGLELDGGYIRVDDALQTSLPRVYAAGDCVRARGNASTVMAVQDGKIAAASIEQALGRTPRVTLKPTPPAEVRDHPLYLAAHGPVPRNAAPTGPGQTPTGHAPATEAHHG, from the coding sequence ATGGAATCAGCTCCCAGTTCCCCCCCAGCCGCCCACCCCACCCCGCCGCAGGAACTCCTGCCGCCCATGACCGCGCACGAGGCCGCTGTCGAGGCCGACCGCTGCCTGTACTGCTACGACGCGCCCTGCCTGCAGGCCTGCCCCACCCACATCGACATCCCTGGCTTCATCCGCAAGATCAGTACCGGGAACCTGCGCGGCTCGGCCCGCACCATCCTGGAAAGCAACTTCCTGGGCGGCACCTGCGCCCGCGTGTGCCCCGTGCAGGAACTCTGCGAGGGAGCGTGCGTGCTTGGCGCGGACCACACGCCCATCCAGATCGGCCGCCTGCAACGCCATGCCGTCGACCACGTGCAGGAACGCGGGATTCAGCTGTTCACGCCCGCGCCCGCCACCGGGCACCGGGTCGCCGTGGTCGGCAGTGGCCCCGCCGGGATCAGCGCCAGCGCCGAACTGGCAAAGGCCGGGCACGAGGTCACGCTGTACGAGAAACGCGAACTGGGGGGCGGCCTGAGCACCTACGGCATCATCGTCCTGCGCGAACCGGTCGAGGTGGCGCTGCGCGAGGTGCAGGCCGCGCGTGACCTGGGCGTGAACGTCGTCCAGGGGCATGAACTCGGCAGCCGCGCGGGCCTGGACGAACTGCTCGGCACGCACGACGCCGTGATCCTCGCGCTGGGCCTGGGCGCCGTGCCCGCCATCGGCATTCCCGGCGAGGAGTACATCCTGGACGGCCTGGACGTCATCGAAGCCAGCAAGATGGAGCGGCCCACCGGCGTCGGGGCGAGCGCCGTGATCATCGGAGCGGGGAACACCGCCATCGACGCCGCCACCATCGCCCGACGCTCCGGGGCGGACACCCTGATGGTGTACCGCCGCACCGAGCACGAAATGACCGCTTACCGCCACGAGTACGAGTTCGCGCTTCATGAAGGCATCCGCTTCAGCTTCCTGACGCAGCCCGTGGAAGTCCTGCACGAGAACGGGCAGGTGACGGGCCTGAAGTGCGTCCGCATGCGCCTGGGCGCGCCCGACGCCTCGGGGCGCGCCCGCCCGGAACCCATGCCCGGCAGTGAATTCGTCATCCCGTGTGACACGGTCATCAGCGCCATCGGGCAGGAGAAACCCGCGCTGGCCGCCGCGCTGGGCCTGGAACTGGACGGCGGGTACATCCGGGTGGACGACGCCCTGCAGACCAGCCTGCCGCGCGTGTATGCCGCCGGGGACTGCGTCCGCGCACGCGGGAACGCCAGCACCGTCATGGCCGTGCAGGACGGCAAGATCGCCGCCGCCAGCATCGAGCAGGCCCTGGGCCGCACGCCCCGCGTCACCCTGAAACCCACGCCGCCCGCCGAGGTGCGCGACCACCCGCTGTACCTCGCGGCGCACGGCCCAGTTCCGAGAAACGCGGCCCCGACCGGCCCAGGCCAGACGCCCACGGGCCACGCGCCCGCCACGGAGGCCCACCATGGCTGA
- a CDS encoding putative bifunctional diguanylate cyclase/phosphodiesterase: MSTFMPGRPTTVTVPLITGLIRLHGHLHAAPDHALRRVLQEFCDDLSRPASEGPGIRATLSGPHAPTDPARVHALLTLPGETVHLNFQNPPLAVSGTLDSRPLDDTDASTELLTVVQRMVQRRVTGADTDPVAALHTLLLDLSALLGQAAGPPDTEEDLAALILSAYTNWSLRSAQPRPPPAPQPPGTHAAEESAGNRASRPAGPGTSVTQRRLLALGGELARQLSRATTAAHTDLQDRLQRSEAQHRLIVESLNDGVLMISRSGRIQTLSGRAAELLGVPADLDALDFQRLPWEILTADGRVLTGDIIQHGLNGIQPGPVSLILIALRRPSGDVWLQVSQRGVTGLDGQPAALLTLADVTGTRALQVQLDFHAQHDTVTGLPNRAQFISLTSHLSPAPARTMTALRLMDGGPVRSLYGDAAFEEYLLALSQRLAALMPAGTLLGRVSANTLAFAPAPAQDPAPTPPGSRDLLRVLTQPLPLSFAEVHPHLSAGERLWSDGAASSQALADAEAAARSAAQSGLNRALIIDQSRARQHTEQLRLGQRLRRDLQRGRLSVHYQPVVDLRTGELRSAEALARWTDEERGPVPPAEFIPLALELNLMPALTRLVLLRAYRVARTTSDLLGRNFRVALNLSAAELHSEDFRERVSRFMTHHPQAAHYLELEVTEQALIHDLPGVSHTLGVLQAQGLSVALDDFGTGYSSLAVLQQLPVNKLKIDRSFVQGLEHDARQRLITTAVVNLARQLNITVVAEGVETARQLQRLREMNCDQVQGYLISRPVSTRQWLEQVHGWTAVPAGPNALLPPRR; the protein is encoded by the coding sequence ATGAGCACATTCATGCCTGGCCGCCCGACGACTGTCACCGTCCCTCTGATCACCGGGTTGATCCGACTGCACGGGCATCTGCACGCCGCGCCAGACCACGCCCTGCGCCGCGTTCTGCAGGAATTCTGCGACGACCTGAGCCGGCCAGCGTCGGAGGGTCCGGGAATCCGCGCCACCCTGAGCGGCCCGCACGCGCCCACAGACCCCGCCAGGGTGCACGCCCTGCTGACCCTGCCCGGCGAAACCGTTCATCTGAACTTCCAGAACCCGCCCCTGGCGGTGTCAGGCACACTGGACTCCCGGCCGCTGGACGACACTGACGCCAGCACCGAACTGCTCACCGTCGTTCAACGCATGGTGCAGCGGCGCGTCACGGGCGCGGACACCGACCCGGTCGCGGCGCTGCACACCCTGCTCCTCGACCTGTCAGCACTGCTCGGGCAGGCGGCCGGGCCACCAGACACCGAGGAGGATCTGGCTGCCCTGATCCTCAGCGCGTACACCAACTGGAGTCTGAGAAGCGCCCAGCCACGCCCGCCACCCGCGCCGCAGCCTCCGGGCACCCACGCCGCAGAAGAAAGCGCAGGGAACAGGGCCAGCCGCCCGGCCGGGCCCGGCACGTCCGTGACGCAGCGGCGCCTGCTGGCGCTGGGCGGCGAACTGGCCCGTCAACTCAGCCGCGCCACCACGGCCGCGCACACGGACCTTCAGGACCGGTTGCAGCGCAGCGAGGCGCAGCACCGCCTGATCGTGGAATCCCTGAACGACGGCGTCCTGATGATCTCCAGAAGCGGCCGGATTCAGACGCTCTCGGGACGCGCGGCCGAACTGCTGGGCGTCCCGGCCGACCTGGACGCCCTGGACTTCCAGCGCCTCCCGTGGGAGATCCTGACGGCAGACGGCCGGGTCCTGACCGGGGACATCATCCAGCATGGACTGAACGGCATTCAGCCCGGCCCTGTGTCGCTGATCCTGATCGCCCTGCGCCGCCCGTCCGGTGACGTGTGGCTTCAGGTATCTCAGCGCGGCGTGACCGGCCTGGACGGTCAGCCCGCCGCGCTGCTGACCCTGGCCGACGTGACCGGCACCCGCGCCCTGCAGGTCCAGCTGGACTTTCACGCGCAGCACGACACCGTCACGGGGCTGCCCAACCGCGCGCAGTTCATCAGCCTGACCTCGCACCTCTCCCCCGCGCCGGCGCGGACCATGACGGCGCTGCGCCTGATGGACGGCGGCCCGGTCCGCTCGCTGTACGGGGACGCCGCGTTCGAGGAGTACCTGCTGGCCCTCTCGCAACGGCTGGCGGCCCTGATGCCAGCCGGCACGCTGCTGGGGCGCGTCAGCGCGAACACCCTGGCCTTCGCGCCCGCGCCAGCACAGGACCCAGCCCCCACGCCGCCCGGCAGCCGCGACCTGCTGCGCGTCCTGACGCAGCCGCTCCCACTGTCGTTTGCCGAGGTTCACCCGCACCTGTCGGCCGGTGAGCGCCTCTGGAGCGACGGGGCGGCCTCCTCGCAGGCCCTAGCCGACGCGGAAGCCGCCGCCCGCAGCGCCGCCCAGAGCGGCCTGAACCGCGCGCTGATCATCGACCAGTCACGGGCGCGGCAGCACACCGAGCAGCTGCGGCTGGGGCAGCGGCTGCGCCGGGACCTCCAGCGGGGCCGCCTGTCCGTGCACTACCAGCCGGTCGTGGACCTGCGCACCGGCGAACTGCGCAGCGCCGAGGCCCTGGCCCGCTGGACCGACGAGGAACGCGGGCCCGTCCCGCCCGCCGAGTTCATTCCGCTGGCCCTGGAACTCAACCTGATGCCGGCCCTGACCCGGCTGGTCCTGCTGCGCGCCTACCGCGTGGCCCGCACGACCAGCGACCTGCTGGGCCGGAACTTCCGCGTCGCCCTGAACCTCAGCGCCGCCGAACTGCACAGCGAGGACTTTCGGGAACGCGTCAGCCGGTTCATGACCCACCACCCGCAGGCCGCGCACTACCTGGAACTCGAAGTGACCGAGCAGGCCCTGATTCACGACCTGCCGGGCGTCTCACACACCCTGGGAGTCCTGCAGGCCCAGGGCCTCAGCGTGGCACTGGACGACTTCGGCACCGGGTACTCCTCACTGGCAGTCCTTCAGCAGCTGCCCGTCAACAAGCTCAAGATCGACCGGTCCTTCGTGCAGGGCCTCGAACACGACGCGCGGCAACGGCTGATCACCACCGCGGTCGTGAACCTCGCGCGGCAACTGAACATCACGGTCGTGGCCGAGGGAGTCGAGACGGCCAGGCAACTCCAGCGGCTGCGGGAGATGAACTGCGATCAGGTGCAGGGCTACCTGATCAGTCGCCCGGTCAGTACCCGGCAGTGGCTGGAGCAAGTGCACGGGTGGACGGCCGTGCCCGCCGGGCCGAACGCCCTCCTACCGCCCCGGCGGTAA
- the preA gene encoding NAD-dependent dihydropyrimidine dehydrogenase subunit PreA: MADLSIDFAGIRSPNPFWLASAPPTNSGAQIHRAFEYGWGGAVWKTIGAPVLNISNRYGSLSIGGQRMLAINNVELISDRPLDVNLREIAEIKRLWPDRAVIVSAMVDADPQAWKDIVMMIEDTGADGIELNYGCPQGMSERGMGAAVGQVPEMCQLNTHWVTSVTRLPVIVKLTPNITHIVDPAHAALAGGAHALSLINTINSVTRVDLDTLLITPSIGGRGTHGGYAGPAVKPIALNMLTELMTDEGVLRSGVPISGMGGIATWRDAAEFLLLGASSLQVCTAAMQHGYRIIDDLTDGLSNWMDDHGFATIADVTGRSLPQMSTFGGLDLSHQSVARIDQNKCIGCDLCYAACNDTAHQCIDLVSPGGVTVDPGYDMRTNGRQVADTRPRPVVRESDCVGCALCANVCPVDGCITMVTVPSGRESVTWDELTAQRPEIAQSWAAMQAYREEVGIEIH; this comes from the coding sequence ATGGCTGACCTCAGTATCGACTTCGCCGGCATCCGCTCCCCCAACCCCTTCTGGCTGGCCTCGGCTCCACCCACGAACAGCGGCGCGCAGATCCACCGCGCCTTCGAATACGGCTGGGGCGGCGCCGTCTGGAAGACCATCGGCGCGCCCGTCCTGAACATCAGCAACCGCTACGGCAGCCTGAGTATCGGCGGGCAGCGCATGCTCGCCATCAACAACGTCGAACTGATCAGCGACCGACCCCTGGACGTCAACCTGCGTGAGATCGCCGAGATCAAACGCCTGTGGCCCGACCGGGCCGTGATCGTATCCGCCATGGTGGACGCCGACCCACAGGCCTGGAAAGACATCGTCATGATGATCGAAGACACCGGCGCCGACGGTATCGAACTCAACTACGGCTGCCCGCAGGGCATGAGCGAACGCGGCATGGGCGCCGCCGTCGGACAGGTGCCCGAGATGTGCCAGCTGAACACCCACTGGGTCACCAGCGTCACCCGCCTGCCCGTCATCGTGAAACTCACGCCGAACATCACTCACATCGTGGACCCCGCCCACGCTGCCCTAGCCGGGGGCGCCCACGCCCTGAGCCTCATCAACACCATCAACTCCGTCACCCGCGTCGACCTGGACACGCTGCTGATCACGCCCAGCATCGGCGGGCGCGGCACGCACGGCGGGTACGCCGGCCCGGCCGTCAAGCCGATTGCGCTGAATATGCTGACCGAACTCATGACCGATGAAGGCGTGCTGCGCAGCGGCGTGCCCATCAGCGGCATGGGCGGCATCGCCACCTGGCGCGACGCCGCCGAATTCCTGCTGCTGGGCGCCAGCAGCCTACAGGTCTGCACGGCCGCCATGCAGCACGGCTACCGCATCATCGATGACCTCACCGACGGCCTGAGCAACTGGATGGACGACCACGGCTTCGCCACCATCGCCGACGTGACCGGCCGCAGCCTCCCGCAGATGAGCACCTTCGGCGGCCTGGACCTCAGCCACCAGTCCGTCGCGCGCATCGACCAGAACAAATGCATCGGCTGCGACCTGTGCTACGCCGCCTGCAACGATACCGCCCACCAGTGCATCGACCTCGTCAGCCCCGGCGGCGTCACCGTCGACCCCGGCTACGACATGAGAACCAACGGCCGACAGGTCGCCGACACCCGCCCCCGCCCTGTCGTCCGCGAAAGTGACTGCGTCGGCTGCGCCCTGTGTGCCAACGTCTGTCCCGTCGACGGCTGCATCACCATGGTCACCGTCCCCAGCGGCAGAGAGAGCGTCACCTGGGACGAACTGACCGCCCAGCGCCCCGAAATCGCGCAGAGCTGGGCCGCCATGCAGGCCTACCGCGAAGAAGTCGGCATCGAGATCCACTGA
- a CDS encoding ABC transporter permease — protein MLIVALIGAVLYWPLMLAANVGPAGRTLASGAELDCRTALACASQLRNPVVPAPAQLAQGFARLSTPVTSPLALPYNVGVTAGETLLGLVLATVTGLGLALLLVASRSFERATLPWLVASQTVPVVAIAPMLAVLLGQYGVQGFLPKAIIAAYIAFFPIAIGMSRGLRSADALHVDLMRTYHASGVQTFRLLRFPASLPYLFTALKVSVTAALVGSIVAEISTISFSGLGKMLAENSRASDTVALWVIMGYGALLGVTLVALVNALERWVTPWSRR, from the coding sequence ATGCTGATCGTCGCGCTGATCGGCGCCGTGCTGTACTGGCCGCTGATGCTGGCCGCGAACGTCGGCCCGGCCGGACGCACCCTGGCCAGCGGCGCGGAACTCGACTGCCGGACCGCGCTGGCCTGCGCCTCGCAGCTGCGCAACCCTGTGGTGCCCGCCCCGGCGCAGCTCGCGCAGGGCTTCGCGCGCCTGAGTACGCCGGTCACGTCGCCGCTGGCGCTGCCGTACAACGTGGGCGTCACCGCCGGGGAAACGCTTCTGGGGCTGGTCCTGGCGACCGTGACGGGACTGGGGCTGGCGCTGCTGCTGGTCGCCAGCCGCTCGTTCGAGCGGGCCACGCTGCCGTGGCTGGTTGCGTCTCAGACGGTGCCGGTCGTGGCGATCGCGCCGATGCTGGCAGTACTGCTGGGGCAGTACGGCGTGCAGGGCTTCCTACCGAAAGCGATTATTGCGGCGTACATCGCGTTCTTTCCCATTGCGATCGGCATGAGCCGGGGCCTGCGCAGCGCCGACGCCCTGCACGTGGACCTGATGCGCACCTACCATGCCAGCGGCGTGCAGACCTTCCGCCTGCTGCGCTTTCCGGCCAGCCTCCCTTACCTGTTCACGGCGCTGAAGGTGTCGGTCACGGCGGCGCTGGTGGGCAGCATCGTCGCCGAGATCAGCACCATCTCGTTCTCCGGGCTGGGCAAGATGCTCGCCGAGAACTCGCGCGCCAGTGACACGGTGGCCCTGTGGGTGATCATGGGGTACGGCGCGCTGCTGGGCGTCACGCTGGTCGCGCTCGTGAACGCGCTGGAGAGGTGGGTGACCCCGTGGAGCAGACGATGA
- a CDS encoding ABC transporter permease: MGDPVEQTMTPARPPARTAAARPGAALLTAAALLVGVGGLLLVCLTLPAPGEGTAPDARAWLTGILALLAVGALGVRGAAQGMSRAARVAPPLLTGLLAVLAAEGLLRAYAVPAGLIPTPTRVLAALWNARTVLLQDTYTTFVLEALLGFLAGTVLGLALALLVVRFRFLERGLLPYAALFSSIPIVALAPVIVKAIGLDWPSKTVVVAVTVLFPVVVGAVRGLQSASPLHLDLMHTYAAAPTRTFLDVRVPTALPFVFGALKVASTLALISAIVAEFFGTNGHGLGFRIQIEVGRFGLDVVWAAIVLASIAGIAFFSLVSAAETRFLPRRS, encoded by the coding sequence GTGGGTGACCCCGTGGAGCAGACGATGACCCCCGCCCGTCCCCCCGCCCGCACGGCGGCCGCCCGCCCCGGCGCGGCGCTGCTCACCGCCGCCGCGCTGCTCGTTGGCGTGGGGGGCCTGCTGCTGGTGTGCCTGACCCTCCCCGCCCCTGGCGAGGGCACGGCCCCAGATGCGCGGGCGTGGCTGACGGGCATCCTGGCGCTGCTGGCCGTGGGGGCGCTGGGCGTGCGCGGCGCGGCGCAGGGAATGTCACGCGCCGCGCGGGTCGCCCCGCCCCTCCTGACCGGCCTGCTGGCCGTCCTGGCTGCCGAGGGCCTGCTGCGCGCCTACGCCGTGCCTGCCGGGCTGATCCCCACGCCCACCCGCGTGCTGGCGGCCCTGTGGAACGCCCGCACGGTGCTGCTTCAGGACACCTACACCACCTTCGTCCTTGAGGCGCTGCTGGGCTTCCTAGCGGGCACCGTGCTGGGGCTGGCGCTGGCGCTGCTGGTCGTGCGCTTCCGGTTCCTGGAACGCGGGCTGCTGCCGTACGCGGCGCTGTTCAGTTCCATTCCCATCGTGGCGCTGGCCCCCGTGATCGTGAAGGCCATCGGCCTGGACTGGCCCAGCAAGACGGTCGTCGTGGCCGTCACGGTCCTGTTCCCGGTCGTGGTGGGAGCGGTGCGCGGCCTGCAGAGCGCCTCGCCCCTGCACCTGGACCTGATGCACACCTACGCCGCCGCCCCCACCCGCACCTTCCTGGACGTGCGGGTTCCCACCGCGCTGCCATTCGTGTTCGGCGCGCTGAAAGTCGCCAGCACCCTGGCCCTGATCTCCGCCATCGTCGCCGAGTTCTTCGGTACGAACGGGCACGGCCTGGGTTTCCGCATTCAGATCGAGGTGGGCCGCTTCGGACTGGACGTCGTGTGGGCCGCCATCGTGCTCGCCAGTATTGCCGGTATTGCCTTCTTCTCGCTGGTCAGCGCCGCCGAAACGCGGTTCCTGCCGCGCCGCTCCTGA
- the hydA gene encoding dihydropyrimidinase has protein sequence MILLIQHGEIVTDGKRFRADVLVEGETITQIGENLSVPDGATVIDASGRFVFPGFIDPHVHIHLPFMGTFAKDTHATGSQAALIGGTTTFIEMLAPGGSENLMDGWRTWTGMAEGNSACDYTFHIGVTRWDAETEATLRELVGEGMKSFKVFLAYKGAFGIDDAALYGVCRLAAELGVVVTAHCENADLVSELQQKLMAEGKTGPEWHEPSRPESVEAEGTAHFATFVEMTGAHGYVVHLSNARALQAALDARSRGVNLDVEVVIPHLTLDKTYAERPGVEGAKYVMSPPLRDKGNQPPLWAALERGDIATVGTDHCPFDVAQKHMGDGNFTLIPNGIPALEDRVNVLYTQGVSRGTLSVERFVDAASTRAAQIFGLYPRKGTVSVGSDADLVIYDPAYRGTISAGNSHMNTDYSGYEGWEIDGRPEVVTVRGQVAVQGGEFVGDPARGQLLRR, from the coding sequence ATGATCCTACTCATTCAACACGGCGAGATTGTCACGGATGGGAAACGCTTCAGGGCGGACGTGCTGGTGGAAGGGGAGACCATCACGCAGATCGGGGAGAACCTGAGCGTGCCGGACGGCGCGACCGTGATCGACGCGAGCGGGAGGTTCGTGTTCCCCGGTTTCATCGACCCGCACGTGCACATCCACCTGCCGTTCATGGGAACGTTCGCCAAGGACACGCACGCGACCGGGTCGCAGGCGGCGCTGATCGGCGGGACGACCACCTTCATCGAGATGCTCGCGCCGGGCGGCAGTGAGAACCTGATGGACGGATGGCGCACCTGGACAGGCATGGCGGAAGGAAACAGCGCCTGCGATTACACCTTCCATATCGGCGTGACCCGCTGGGACGCGGAGACGGAGGCGACGCTGCGCGAGCTGGTGGGGGAGGGCATGAAGTCCTTCAAGGTGTTCCTGGCGTACAAGGGCGCGTTCGGAATCGACGACGCTGCGCTGTACGGGGTATGCCGGCTGGCGGCGGAACTGGGTGTGGTCGTCACGGCGCACTGCGAGAACGCCGATCTCGTGTCGGAACTGCAACAGAAACTGATGGCGGAGGGGAAGACCGGCCCGGAGTGGCACGAGCCGAGCCGCCCTGAGAGCGTGGAGGCGGAGGGCACCGCGCATTTTGCGACGTTCGTGGAGATGACGGGCGCGCACGGGTACGTGGTGCACCTGAGTAACGCCCGCGCGCTTCAGGCGGCGCTGGACGCCCGGTCGCGCGGCGTGAACCTGGATGTGGAGGTGGTGATTCCGCACCTGACGCTGGATAAGACCTACGCGGAGCGGCCCGGCGTGGAGGGCGCGAAGTACGTCATGTCCCCGCCACTGCGCGACAAAGGCAATCAGCCTCCGTTGTGGGCGGCGCTGGAACGCGGGGACATTGCCACGGTCGGCACGGACCACTGCCCGTTTGATGTGGCGCAGAAGCACATGGGCGACGGGAACTTCACACTCATCCCGAACGGCATTCCAGCCCTGGAGGACCGCGTGAACGTCCTGTACACGCAGGGCGTCAGCCGCGGAACTTTGAGTGTGGAGCGTTTCGTGGACGCCGCAAGCACCCGCGCCGCGCAGATTTTCGGCCTGTACCCCCGCAAGGGCACGGTCAGCGTGGGGAGCGACGCGGACCTCGTGATCTACGACCCGGCGTACCGGGGCACCATCAGCGCCGGGAACAGCCACATGAACACCGACTACAGCGGCTACGAGGGCTGGGAGATCGACGGGCGCCCCGAGGTCGTCACGGTACGCGGTCAGGTGGCCGTGCAGGGCGGTGAGTTCGTGGGCGACCCGGCGCGCGGACAACTGCTGCGGCGGTAA